The following proteins are encoded in a genomic region of Candidatus Goldiibacteriota bacterium:
- a CDS encoding DUF1015 domain-containing protein, whose product MAEVKPFSSVHYNSEKVDMAKVIMPPYDIIRDTSVYYSMSPYNVVRIDKGNEESGDNDSQNKYTRAAANLKKWISEGVLIRDKEECYYLYTQEYLTPDGTKREMAAFFGQVKLEEFEKKVVLPHEKTHSGPKVDRLLLMRQTKANTSPILSLYFDAEKKVDEIIRKHIGDDKPYYDVKAADGIRYRIYRVTDKNEKEKISSFFAGKKLFIADGHHRYETGINFRNEMREKGAKPGAAYDYIMMCLISMEHSGISILPTHRIKAKFNPDILGAAELEKFFEVKKCADEKELREIMVNSAGKKIIGIFGKGMCHALTLKKKEYAKIVNLSEHIMDYYLLDASVLHKLLFERILKMDETAINEGIDYTPDIDEAIKMVSSGGSEITFLLGPATVEEVRIISENGEVMPQKSTYFLPKLATGFLINSMEE is encoded by the coding sequence ATGGCAGAGGTAAAACCGTTTTCATCAGTGCACTATAACAGCGAGAAAGTGGATATGGCAAAAGTAATTATGCCGCCATATGACATTATCAGGGATACTTCCGTTTATTATTCAATGTCGCCGTATAACGTGGTGCGTATTGACAAAGGCAACGAAGAATCCGGCGATAATGATTCTCAAAACAAATATACCAGGGCGGCGGCAAATCTTAAAAAATGGATATCAGAGGGCGTGCTTATCCGGGATAAAGAGGAGTGTTATTACCTTTATACTCAGGAATACTTAACTCCCGACGGGACAAAGCGCGAAATGGCCGCGTTTTTTGGGCAGGTAAAACTGGAAGAGTTTGAAAAAAAAGTGGTGCTGCCACATGAAAAGACCCACAGCGGCCCAAAAGTTGACAGGCTTTTGCTGATGAGGCAGACTAAAGCCAATACAAGCCCCATCCTGTCGCTGTATTTTGACGCTGAAAAGAAAGTGGACGAGATAATAAGAAAGCACATAGGGGATGACAAACCTTATTATGACGTAAAAGCGGCCGACGGGATAAGGTACAGGATTTACAGGGTGACTGATAAAAATGAAAAAGAAAAAATATCATCTTTTTTTGCAGGCAAAAAACTGTTTATAGCGGACGGGCATCACAGGTATGAAACCGGCATTAATTTCAGAAACGAGATGAGGGAAAAAGGGGCAAAGCCCGGCGCCGCGTATGACTACATTATGATGTGCCTGATAAGCATGGAGCATTCGGGGATAAGCATACTTCCGACGCACAGGATTAAAGCCAAATTTAACCCTGATATTCTTGGCGCCGCGGAACTTGAAAAGTTTTTTGAGGTAAAGAAATGCGCTGATGAAAAAGAACTGCGTGAGATTATGGTAAATTCCGCGGGCAAAAAGATAATAGGCATTTTTGGAAAAGGCATGTGCCACGCGTTAACCCTTAAAAAGAAAGAATACGCGAAGATAGTGAATTTAAGCGAGCACATAATGGACTATTATCTTCTTGACGCTTCAGTGCTTCATAAACTGCTTTTTGAACGCATTCTTAAAATGGATGAGACCGCTATAAACGAAGGTATTGACTACACTCCGGATATAGACGAAGCTATAAAAATGGTGTCTTCGGGAGGGTCAGAAATAACATTTCTTC